The Hugenholtzia roseola DSM 9546 genome includes a region encoding these proteins:
- a CDS encoding leucine-rich repeat domain-containing protein has protein sequence MELQKIIELLESNDKANVFLALELAQNYQAEFEVHYGTTVENYKILFDWFDRQAFHGKMIPLKRTHLDLSEFGLHQIPAQIALLAQLKWLNLSGNHFKILPPEIGKLLRLETLLLCECPLRTLPPEIGQLAQLKELNIEDNVLESLPPEIAHLKHLNEINLRENHFKNFPSGICGLKKLQNLDLAANQIQTLPAEIGQLSSLGELYLNHNQLTEIPPEIGRLASLYYLDVRSNQLTSLPSEIGQLKDLEHLDVSHNCLQTLPDTLLELPYVNIYVAGNSDLKVSDKLRNSGKLIFE, from the coding sequence ATGGAACTTCAAAAAATCATCGAACTTTTAGAAAGCAACGACAAAGCAAATGTTTTCTTGGCTTTGGAACTGGCGCAAAACTACCAAGCAGAGTTTGAGGTGCATTATGGGACTACTGTGGAGAACTACAAGATACTCTTCGATTGGTTTGATAGACAAGCGTTTCATGGGAAGATGATTCCTCTGAAAAGAACCCATCTTGACTTGTCAGAGTTTGGTTTACACCAAATTCCTGCCCAAATTGCTTTGCTTGCACAGCTAAAATGGTTAAACCTTTCTGGAAATCATTTCAAGATATTGCCGCCCGAAATAGGGAAACTCTTGCGTTTAGAAACCCTACTTTTGTGCGAATGCCCTTTGCGAACCTTGCCTCCTGAAATCGGGCAACTCGCTCAACTTAAAGAACTGAATATAGAAGATAATGTCCTTGAAAGCTTGCCGCCTGAAATTGCTCACCTCAAGCACTTAAATGAGATTAATCTTAGAGAAAACCACTTCAAAAATTTCCCTTCAGGCATCTGCGGTCTAAAAAAATTACAGAACTTAGATTTGGCTGCCAACCAAATTCAAACCTTACCTGCCGAAATTGGACAACTTTCCTCTTTGGGTGAGCTGTATCTAAATCATAATCAACTCACTGAAATTCCTCCTGAAATCGGCAGACTTGCATCGCTGTATTACTTAGATGTACGCAGCAACCAACTCACAAGCCTTCCATCTGAAATTGGACAACTGAAGGATTTAGAACATCTTGACGTATCACACAATTGCCTCCAAACTCTGCCCGATACGCTGTTAGAACTTCCTTATGTAAATATTTATGTAGCGGGAAATTCTGATTTGAAAGTCTCAGATAAATTACGAAATAGTGGAAAATTGATTTTTGAGTAG